In Bordetella holmesii ATCC 51541, the following proteins share a genomic window:
- the nhaA gene encoding na+/H+ antiporter NhaA, with the protein MPHFQLRPKSFLHAFFASEALGGYLLMLAALLALGVANSAWAGSYFSWLSTKLGVHVGPVMLRETVQHWINDGLMAVFFLLVGLEIKREVLDGQLRGAARIVLPGVAAAGGMLVPALIYLAVNAANPQGLRGWAIPAATDIAFALGILALLGSRVPTSLKVFLTALAILDDLGAILIIAFFYTAQLNAFALAMAGSLVLCLIILNRLGVLALVPYLALGVLLWFFVLKSGVHATLAGVALALTIPLRRHGAPSPLHKLEHRLHHPVALLIVPIFGFANAGVSFQGLGLDALTAPVPLGIAAGLFLGKQLGVFGFSWLAIRLGIASLPRQANYRQLYGVALLCGIGFTMSLFIGALAFDSQVTIDATKLGVLTGTLCSAIAGYLLLRSNSPSASGQPRH; encoded by the coding sequence GTGCCGCATTTCCAGCTACGTCCCAAATCTTTTCTGCACGCTTTCTTTGCTTCCGAAGCGCTGGGCGGCTACCTCCTCATGCTGGCGGCGCTGCTGGCGCTGGGGGTGGCCAACTCGGCCTGGGCCGGAAGTTATTTTTCCTGGCTGAGCACCAAACTGGGTGTGCACGTCGGGCCGGTCATGCTGCGCGAGACGGTGCAACACTGGATCAACGACGGCCTGATGGCGGTTTTCTTTCTGCTGGTGGGCCTGGAGATCAAACGCGAGGTGCTCGACGGCCAACTCCGCGGGGCCGCGCGCATCGTCCTGCCTGGCGTGGCCGCCGCCGGGGGCATGCTGGTCCCCGCGCTCATCTATCTGGCCGTCAACGCGGCCAATCCGCAGGGGCTGCGCGGGTGGGCGATACCCGCGGCTACCGACATCGCGTTTGCGCTTGGCATCCTGGCCCTGCTGGGCAGCCGTGTACCGACCTCGCTCAAAGTCTTCCTGACGGCGCTGGCCATCCTGGACGACCTGGGAGCCATCCTCATCATTGCCTTCTTCTACACCGCCCAGCTCAACGCCTTCGCGCTGGCAATGGCAGGCTCCCTGGTACTGTGTCTGATCATTCTCAATCGACTGGGCGTCCTGGCGCTCGTTCCCTATCTCGCGCTGGGCGTGCTGCTGTGGTTTTTCGTCCTGAAATCCGGGGTACACGCCACACTGGCAGGCGTGGCGCTGGCGCTGACCATCCCCTTGCGCCGCCACGGAGCCCCCTCCCCGCTGCATAAGCTTGAACACCGCCTGCATCATCCCGTCGCGCTGCTCATCGTTCCCATCTTCGGGTTTGCCAATGCAGGCGTATCCTTCCAGGGGCTGGGGCTCGACGCCCTGACCGCGCCCGTACCGCTGGGCATCGCGGCAGGGCTGTTCCTGGGCAAGCAATTAGGGGTCTTCGGGTTTTCCTGGCTGGCCATCCGACTGGGCATTGCCAGCCTGCCGCGCCAGGCCAACTATCGGCAACTCTACGGGGTGGCCCTGCTGTGCGGCATCGGCTTTACCATGAGCCTGTTCATCGGTGCATTGGCTTTTGACAGCCAGGTCACGATAGACGCGACAAAGCTTGGCGTGCTGACAGGCACGCTGTGCTCGGCGATTGCGGGCTATCTGCTGCTGCGGTCAAACAGCCCCAGCGCGTCAGGCCAGCCCCGCCATTAA
- the ung gene encoding uracil-DNA glycosylase, giving the protein MAIDNRLLAHTLAAQVADLPTEWTRALAPPRVALALENIIGHVESRLAEGATVYPATPLRALGCLQPSAVRVVILGQDPYHGPGQAQGLAFSVPDDCKCPPSLRNMFKEIGRDYALSGTPGHDLSPWVEQGVLLLNTSLTVEDGQPGSHAKKGWETVTDALFTRVAQDPVPKAFLLWGAHAQAKAALMPPGHPHLVLTANHPSPLSATRPPAPFIGCGHFRLTNEWLEKHGQTLIDWTRTFKKNPRQAEFRL; this is encoded by the coding sequence ATGGCTATCGACAATCGCTTGCTTGCCCACACTCTGGCCGCCCAGGTGGCCGATCTGCCCACCGAGTGGACCCGGGCCCTGGCTCCGCCCCGCGTCGCGCTGGCGCTGGAGAACATCATCGGGCATGTGGAGTCACGGCTGGCAGAAGGCGCCACCGTCTATCCCGCCACCCCACTGCGTGCTTTGGGCTGCCTGCAGCCATCGGCGGTGCGCGTGGTGATACTGGGCCAGGACCCTTATCATGGCCCGGGCCAGGCGCAGGGTCTGGCCTTCTCGGTGCCCGATGACTGCAAATGCCCGCCCAGCCTGCGCAATATGTTCAAGGAAATCGGGCGCGACTATGCCCTGTCCGGCACTCCAGGCCATGATCTGAGTCCCTGGGTCGAGCAGGGAGTGTTGCTTTTAAACACGTCGTTGACCGTCGAGGACGGCCAACCCGGATCGCACGCGAAAAAGGGCTGGGAAACGGTGACCGACGCCCTCTTTACTCGCGTGGCGCAGGATCCGGTTCCCAAGGCCTTTCTCCTATGGGGCGCCCATGCCCAGGCCAAGGCGGCGTTGATGCCCCCAGGCCACCCCCATCTGGTGCTCACGGCCAATCACCCTTCGCCCTTGTCGGCGACGCGACCGCCCGCGCCGTTCATCGGTTGCGGACACTTCCGCCTGACCAACGAATGGCTGGAAAAACACGGTCAAACCCTGATTGACTGGACCCGAACTTTCAAAAAAAACCCCCGCCAGGCGGAATTTCGGTTATGA
- a CDS encoding ferric uptake regulator family protein, with product MDQTPLHRTGMKATYPRLKILDMFQRYPERHMSAADVYRQLLGEQVDIGLATVYRVLGQLAHAGLLARNQFDAQTSVFELAAKGQHDHLVCTGCGTVAEVSNATIADQARRIAQRHGFALQSYSLALYGRCTQCRKVIKGVFE from the coding sequence ATGGACCAGACACCACTGCATCGTACGGGCATGAAGGCGACGTATCCGCGCCTGAAGATTCTGGATATGTTTCAGCGGTATCCGGAGCGTCATATGAGTGCCGCGGACGTGTATCGGCAATTGCTGGGCGAGCAGGTCGATATCGGATTGGCCACGGTGTATCGGGTGTTGGGCCAGTTGGCGCATGCGGGCTTGCTGGCGCGGAATCAGTTCGATGCACAGACCAGCGTTTTCGAACTCGCTGCCAAAGGCCAGCATGATCATCTGGTGTGTACGGGATGCGGCACGGTGGCCGAAGTCAGCAACGCGACGATTGCCGATCAGGCCAGACGCATTGCGCAACGCCATGGCTTTGCACTGCAAAGCTACAGCCTCGCCCTCTATGGCCGCTGCACGCAGTGCCGCAAGGTAATCAAAGGTGTATTCGAATGA
- a CDS encoding HIT domain protein: protein MSARDPQCPLCQSTGGELLWQGQHLRIIDAQEADYPGFTRVVWNAHLPEMTSLSTHGRDLIMRAVYAIEQAQRDTLHPDKVNLAALGNMVPHLHWHVIPRWHEDRHFPSPIWAPPRFAAGQEPAEFFTRQQDLQARLHRYRDRVTEVMNALLWH from the coding sequence TTGAGCGCGCGCGACCCCCAATGTCCGTTATGCCAGAGCACTGGCGGCGAACTGCTCTGGCAAGGCCAGCACCTGCGTATCATCGACGCGCAGGAGGCAGACTATCCCGGCTTTACCCGCGTCGTCTGGAACGCCCATCTGCCTGAAATGACCAGCCTGTCCACGCATGGCCGCGATCTGATCATGCGCGCTGTCTACGCCATCGAGCAGGCACAGCGCGACACGCTGCACCCGGACAAGGTCAATCTCGCCGCGCTGGGCAACATGGTGCCCCACCTGCATTGGCACGTCATCCCGCGCTGGCACGAGGACCGACACTTTCCCAGCCCCATATGGGCGCCGCCGCGGTTCGCCGCCGGCCAGGAGCCCGCCGAGTTTTTCACTCGGCAACAGGACTTGCAGGCGCGCTTACATCGTTACCGGGACCGCGTAACCGAAGTCATGAACGCCTTGCTCTGGCACTGA
- a CDS encoding bacterial regulatory helix-turn-helix s, AraC family protein: protein MFLLVQEGQMVMHSGGAFSSMTPGQLAWIPPGMQLQARWFGRARGTAMFVRAHACATLPSTSCSWRATPLVEALYLRLTQGTALANSRAHRLFDVMTAELALVDAEGLSLPLPHDERLLALAYALLAAPDDGRGIDAWARECNMSERTLMRRFRAETGVTLGQWRVQARMLRALELLSQGEAVTQVALAVGYESTSAFIGIFREQFGVTPSRYGANA from the coding sequence ATGTTTCTACTGGTGCAGGAAGGCCAGATGGTGATGCACAGCGGTGGCGCATTCAGCTCGATGACGCCCGGCCAACTGGCCTGGATACCACCAGGCATGCAGTTGCAGGCACGCTGGTTCGGACGCGCGCGCGGCACCGCCATGTTCGTGCGCGCCCATGCCTGCGCCACCCTGCCATCGACCTCGTGCAGTTGGCGGGCCACGCCCCTGGTCGAGGCGCTATATCTGCGCCTGACACAGGGCACCGCCCTGGCCAACAGCCGTGCGCACCGCCTCTTCGACGTCATGACCGCCGAATTGGCGCTGGTCGACGCCGAAGGGCTCTCGCTGCCTCTCCCACATGACGAACGCCTGCTGGCCCTGGCCTATGCGCTGCTGGCCGCTCCCGACGATGGGCGAGGCATCGATGCCTGGGCCCGCGAGTGCAACATGTCAGAGCGCACGCTCATGCGCCGGTTCCGAGCCGAAACCGGCGTGACACTGGGCCAATGGCGCGTGCAGGCCAGAATGTTGCGCGCGCTGGAGTTGCTTTCCCAGGGGGAAGCCGTCACGCAGGTGGCTCTGGCCGTGGGCTACGAAAGCACCAGCGCTTTCATTGGCATTTTTCGCGAGCAATTCGGCGTTACCCCCAGCCGTTATGGGGCCAACGCCTGA
- the mtnN gene encoding MTA/SAH nucleosidase yields MGPTPDAKNAGHGYALAPHSKESIIAIGILAALADEIRDLIDAMAPGAQVHRIGMRDYHQGVLHGHECVIALTRVGKVAAAATTATLLQRFRIGQVIFTGVAGGIHSGVRVGDVVIGAQALQHDMDARPLFPRYEVPLLGVTRLHADGQLSRRLAECAEHFVQGRGSRVHCGLVATGDRFVGDAVTGADLRASLPDALCVEMEGAAVAQVCHEFGVPWALLRTISDHADSQADIDFLQFLRDVASVYSAGILRRYLQTWPLAA; encoded by the coding sequence ATGGGGCCAACGCCTGATGCAAAGAACGCCGGGCATGGCTATGCTCTCGCTCCACACTCCAAGGAGAGCATCATCGCTATAGGCATTCTGGCCGCGCTGGCCGACGAAATCCGCGATCTCATCGACGCCATGGCCCCCGGCGCCCAAGTGCATCGCATCGGTATGCGCGACTACCACCAAGGTGTACTGCACGGCCACGAATGCGTCATTGCGCTCACCCGCGTGGGCAAGGTGGCGGCGGCGGCCACTACGGCGACCTTGCTGCAACGCTTCAGGATCGGCCAAGTCATTTTCACCGGGGTGGCCGGCGGGATTCATTCAGGGGTCCGCGTGGGCGATGTCGTCATCGGTGCCCAGGCACTGCAGCACGACATGGACGCACGCCCGCTCTTTCCCCGCTACGAGGTGCCCTTGCTGGGCGTGACGCGCTTGCACGCCGACGGCCAGCTCAGTCGCCGACTGGCCGAGTGCGCCGAACACTTCGTGCAAGGACGCGGCAGCCGCGTGCATTGCGGCCTGGTCGCCACCGGCGATCGTTTCGTCGGCGATGCTGTCACCGGCGCCGACCTGCGAGCCAGTTTGCCGGACGCCCTCTGCGTGGAGATGGAGGGTGCGGCCGTGGCCCAGGTCTGCCATGAGTTCGGCGTTCCCTGGGCGCTGCTGCGTACCATCTCCGACCATGCGGACTCGCAAGCGGACATCGATTTCCTGCAGTTTCTGCGCGACGTCGCCAGCGTCTATTCGGCCGGCATCCTGCGCCGCTATCTGCAAACCTGGCCGCTGGCGGCCTGA
- a CDS encoding helicase conserved C-terminal domain protein, protein MSFEDLGLAPSILSALQTAGFTEPTPVQAAAIPRALAGADLMVSSQTGSGKTAAFMLPALNRVADMSPNKGVGVQILVLTPTRELALQVADATAAYGANLPGLRATTVVGGVPYGAQLKALSRRVDVLVATPGRLIDHLKAGRVKLNTVHTLVLDEADRMLDMSFIEDIETIIERLPESRQTLLFSATLDGSVARLAEKMMRSPERIEISGHRDKHANITQSLLYADDSSHKLRLLDHLLRDTRLDQAIVFTSTKRGADELADRLAEQGFAAAALHGDMNQRQRTRTLTQLQRGQVRVLVATDVAARGIDVQGISHAVNFDLPLQAEDYVHRIGRTGRAGRDGLAYTLAVHSERHKVRRIEHYIGQTIAPETIAGLEPQRTARPSSGGPRFGGNKRPGERRFGDRPQGDRPQGDRPQRDFGDRPQRSFGDRPQRDFGDRPQRSFGDHPQRDFGDRPQRSFGDRPQRDFGDRPQRSFGDRPQRDAGDRPQRSFGDRPQRDFGDRPQRSFGDRPQRDAGDRPQRSFGDRPQRSFDNKGAAAGKRFSKPAGDRRG, encoded by the coding sequence ATGTCTTTTGAAGACTTGGGCCTGGCGCCCAGCATTCTCTCCGCCCTGCAAACTGCTGGTTTTACCGAGCCCACTCCTGTGCAGGCCGCCGCGATTCCGCGCGCCCTCGCCGGTGCCGATCTCATGGTGTCCTCGCAGACTGGCAGTGGCAAAACCGCCGCTTTCATGCTGCCTGCCCTGAACCGCGTTGCCGACATGTCGCCCAACAAAGGCGTGGGCGTGCAAATCCTGGTGTTGACCCCAACCCGCGAACTGGCTCTGCAAGTGGCTGACGCAACGGCTGCCTATGGCGCCAACCTGCCTGGCCTGCGCGCGACCACCGTCGTCGGCGGCGTGCCTTACGGCGCCCAGCTCAAGGCGCTGTCGCGTCGTGTCGACGTGCTCGTGGCCACGCCCGGCCGCCTGATCGATCACCTCAAGGCTGGCCGCGTCAAGCTCAACACCGTGCACACCCTGGTGCTGGACGAAGCCGACCGCATGCTGGACATGAGTTTCATCGAAGATATCGAGACCATCATTGAGCGCCTGCCGGAAAGCCGTCAGACGCTGTTGTTCTCGGCCACCCTGGACGGCAGCGTTGCTCGCCTGGCCGAAAAAATGATGCGCTCGCCCGAGCGTATCGAAATCTCGGGCCATCGCGACAAGCACGCCAACATCACGCAAAGCTTGTTGTACGCCGACGATTCCTCGCACAAATTGCGCCTGCTGGATCACCTGCTGCGCGACACGCGCCTGGATCAGGCCATCGTCTTTACCTCCACCAAGCGCGGTGCCGATGAACTGGCCGATCGCTTGGCCGAACAAGGTTTTGCCGCCGCAGCTTTGCATGGCGACATGAACCAGCGCCAGCGCACCCGCACTCTGACCCAGCTGCAACGTGGCCAGGTACGCGTGCTGGTGGCTACCGACGTCGCCGCTCGCGGCATCGACGTCCAAGGCATCAGCCACGCCGTGAACTTCGACCTGCCGCTGCAGGCCGAAGACTACGTGCACCGTATCGGCCGTACCGGCCGCGCCGGACGCGACGGCCTGGCCTACACCCTGGCCGTGCACTCCGAGCGCCACAAGGTTCGCCGTATCGAGCATTACATCGGTCAGACCATTGCACCCGAGACCATCGCTGGTCTGGAACCCCAACGCACGGCCCGCCCCAGCAGCGGCGGCCCGCGTTTTGGTGGCAACAAGCGCCCTGGCGAGCGCCGCTTCGGCGATCGTCCGCAAGGAGACCGTCCGCAGGGCGACCGCCCCCAACGCGACTTCGGTGATCGCCCCCAGCGCAGCTTCGGCGACCGTCCCCAGCGCGACTTCGGTGATCGTCCCCAGCGCAGCTTCGGCGACCACCCCCAGCGTGACTTCGGTGATCGTCCCCAGCGCAGCTTCGGCGACCGCCCCCAGCGCGACTTCGGTGACCGTCCTCAGCGCAGCTTCGGCGACCGCCCCCAGCGTGACGCCGGTGACCGTCCCCAGCGCAGCTTCGGCGACCGTCCCCAGCGTGACTTCGGCGATCGTCCCCAGCGCAGCTTCGGCGACCGCCCCCAGCGCGACGCCGGTGATCGTCCCCAGCGCAGCTTCGGCGACCGCCCCCAGCGCAGCTTTGACAAC
- a CDS encoding acetyltransferase family protein encodes MTALDIRPVSEADFDVWLPLWKGYQAFYNVTIDDAVTRLTWERFLDAGQPMHAALAYLQGRAVGMVHWIYHRSTWTAGDYVYLQDLFVAQDVRGTGAGRALIEHVYRDAEAHNAARVYWLTHETNHTAIQLYDRIADRPGFIQYRKVMA; translated from the coding sequence ATGACCGCTCTTGATATCCGTCCCGTCTCCGAAGCCGATTTCGACGTCTGGCTGCCATTGTGGAAGGGCTACCAGGCCTTCTATAACGTGACCATCGACGACGCGGTGACCCGCCTGACCTGGGAACGCTTTCTGGACGCCGGCCAGCCCATGCACGCCGCACTCGCCTACCTGCAAGGTCGAGCCGTCGGCATGGTGCACTGGATTTACCATCGCTCCACGTGGACGGCAGGCGACTATGTCTATCTGCAGGATCTTTTCGTGGCGCAAGACGTGCGCGGCACGGGCGCCGGACGCGCACTGATCGAACATGTCTATCGTGATGCCGAGGCGCACAACGCCGCGCGCGTCTATTGGCTCACGCATGAAACCAATCACACCGCCATACAGCTCTACGACCGCATCGCGGACCGTCCCGGTTTCATTCAGTATCGCAAGGTGATGGCTTGA
- a CDS encoding helix-turn-helix family protein, translating into MNTHKHARLTFLRRLEMVQQLIAHQVCVPEAARAYGVTAPTVRKWLGRFLAQGQAGLADASSRPTVSPRAIAPAKALAIVELRRKRLTQARIAQALGVSASTVSRVLARAGLSHLADLEPAEPVVRYEHQAPGDLLHIDIKKLGRIQRPGHRVTGNRRDTVEGAGWDFVFVAIDDHARVAFTDIHPDERFPSAVQFLKDAVAYYQRLGVTIQRLLTDNGSAFRSRAFAALCHELGIKHRFTRPYRPQTNGKAERFIQSALREWAYAHTYQNSQHRADAMKSWLHHYNWHRPHQGIGRAVPISRLNLDEYNLLTVHS; encoded by the coding sequence ATGAACACCCATAAGCATGCCCGATTGACCTTCCTACGTCGCCTCGAAATGGTCCAGCAATTGATCGCCCATCAAGTTTGTGTGCCTGAAGCGGCCCGCGCCTATGGGGTCACCGCGCCGACTGTGCGCAAATGGCTGGGCCGCTTTCTGGCTCAGGGCCAGGCGGGCTTGGCCGATGCGTCCTCGCGCCCGACGGTCTCGCCCCGAGCGATTGCGCCGGCCAAGGCGCTGGCTATCGTGGAGCTGCGCCGCAAGCGGCTGACCCAAGCGCGCATCGCCCAGGCGCTGGGCGTGTCAGCCAGCACCGTCAGCCGCGTCCTGGCCCGCGCCGGTCTGTCGCACCTGGCCGACCTGGAGCCGGCCGAGCCGGTGGTGCGCTACGAGCATCAGGCCCCCGGCGATCTGCTGCACATCGACATCAAGAAGCTGGGACGTATCCAGCGCCCTGGCCACCGGGTCACGGGCAACCGACGCGATACCGTTGAGGGGGCCGGCTGGGACTTCGTCTTCGTGGCCATCGATGACCACGCCCGCGTGGCCTTCACCGACATCCACCCCGACGAGCGCTTCCCCAGCGCCGTCCAGTTCCTCAAGGACGCAGTGGCCTACTACCAGCGCCTGGGCGTGACCATCCAGCGCTTGCTCACCGACAATGGCTCGGCCTTTCGCAGCCGCGCCTTCGCCGCGCTGTGCCATGAGCTGGGCATCAAGCACCGCTTTACCCGACCTTACCGCCCACAGACCAATGGCAAGGCCGAACGCTTCATCCAGTCGGCCTTGCGTGAGTGGGCTTACGCTCACACCTACCAGAACTCCCAACACCGAGCCGATGCCATGAAATCCTGGCTACACCACTACAACTGGCATCGACCCCACCAAGGCATCGGGCGCGCTGTACCCATCTCCAGACTCAACCTGGACGAATACAACCTATTGACAGTTCACAGCTAG